In Rhizophagus irregularis chromosome 30, complete sequence, a genomic segment contains:
- a CDS encoding dolichyl-phosphate-mannose-protein mannosyltransferase pmt3, translating to MSEQPNPTPPAGDEKKDEHINLKVVGNDHNEVFFKIKRTTQLKKLMDAYCERQGKSLNSLRFLYDGERVQSHNTPAELEMEDGDAIDVMVEQIGGQISYM from the exons ATGTCTGAACAACCAAATCCCACACCACCTGCTGGAGACGAAAAGAAAGATGAACACATTAATTTGAAAGTGGTTGGAAAC GATCACAATGAAGTGTTTTTCAAAATCAAGCGGACAACAcaactgaaaaaattaatggatGCTTATTGTGAAAGACAAGGAAAGTCGTTAAATTCACTCCGGTTCCTTTATGATGGTGAACGTGTACAAAGCCACAACACACCTGCAGAG CTTGAAATGGAAGATGGAGATGCAATTGACGTAATGGTGGAACAAATAG GTGGTCAAATTAGCTATATGTGA